GCCGTCGCCCTGGACCGGGCCGGCAACCTGGCGGCCGGCACTTCCACCGGGGGTATGACCAATAAAAAATTCGGTCGGGTCGGAGACTCCCCCATCATTGGCGCCGGCACTTATGCCGATAACCAGACCTGCGCCGTATCCTGCACCGGCCACGGCGAGTATTTCATCCGCGCGGCGGTGGCCCACGACATCTCCGCACTCCTGGCCTACCACGGACTCACGCTGCAAGAGGCAGCCCACGAGGTGGTGATGGAAAAATTGGCAGGGCTGGGCGGAACCGGTGGCCTCGTCGCCATCGATAAGGACGGCTATGTCGCCATGCCCTTCAACACCGAGGGCATGTACCGCGGCTATGTGGATGAAAACGGCCAAGTAGTAGTTAAGATTTACTAGGAATAATTCCAAGAGCAGAAAAACGTTAGGCCGTCCTTCTGGATAAACCAGGTATTCCTTCCTTAATATCACGTTACCGCTAATGGTCTCAATGCGAATCAAATTCCTACAGTCAGCGGTTTTGCCGGTGCCGCAGATGTACTTCCGGACGGTACAAAACTCGTAATCCCATTCCTCGGATTCTTCAATCCTCACTTAAAATCGCCGGTGAAGCCATAGTACCCGGCATACTTGCGGGTATAGGCCAGGGCGATGTCAATATCCATGGAAAGGCTCTCGGGGATAGTGAGGGTGATGTCGCCACCCTTAGAAGTGATCTCGACAATCCCCTGGTCGACCGGGGATACGATCTGAGGGTCTCAGTAACTATTAAACCCACCCAGCGTCTGGTGATTCAATCACGACTCGATTACTCCAAGCTCAACTACCAGTTTACCAAACGCTTGTTCCTGCGGTTGGTAGTCCAGTATAACCACTTCGATGACTTATTCGATATCGACCCGCTGCTTACTTACCGGATCAACCCCTTCAGCGCCTTTTATATCGGGCCTGCCTTCGATTACCAAGACTATGGGGACCAAACTAGCTTTTCCCCAACAGAGCGCACGTATTTCTTCAAGTTCCTGTATCTGTTCAATTTGTGATCTCCACCGAGTAGACCAGCCAAGTCTCTCATAGTTCGCTGGGACCCATTTTCACGGGTCAATAATGTAGCGATAGAGGACGAGAAGCACTCGCTTGTTTATCCAGTCTGGTTTCTCTGCACGCGTCCTTAACATTCCGCTACCACTTATTCCTA
The sequence above is drawn from the Candidatus Neomarinimicrobiota bacterium genome and encodes:
- a CDS encoding isoaspartyl peptidase/L-asparaginase translates to AVALDRAGNLAAGTSTGGMTNKKFGRVGDSPIIGAGTYADNQTCAVSCTGHGEYFIRAAVAHDISALLAYHGLTLQEAAHEVVMEKLAGLGGTGGLVAIDKDGYVAMPFNTEGMYRGYVDENGQVVVKIY